The following coding sequences lie in one Sinorhizobium fredii USDA 257 genomic window:
- a CDS encoding bifunctional alpha/beta hydrolase/OsmC family protein, with the protein MAFNTQRLQFAGHSGATLAARLDLPNGPLRAYALFAHCFTCSKDLAAARRIAAELAREGIAVLRFDFTGLGSSEGEFASTNFSSNVADLISAADYLRQHYQAPSLLIGHSLGGAAVLDVAKDIPEVRAVATIGAPADVGHVLNNFGTSLEEIETSGAAEVDLAGRRFLVRRHFVEDARLQRIKDAVASLKKPLLILHAPLDQTVGIENATEIFHAAKHPKSFVSLDKADHLLTDPEDAAFAGRIISGWLTRYLAADAPQGTAPIEHVRIMETGEGKFQNAVQAGGHRLFADEPENMGGLDSGPSPYDFLSIALGACTSMTLRLYADHKKLTLGRIGVDVSHARIHAKDCEECTESERSGGTRIDRFERVITVYGEVSEDLREKIAEIAGKCPVHRTLEAVAKVRTVVKPHPK; encoded by the coding sequence ATGGCTTTCAATACGCAACGGCTTCAATTCGCCGGCCATTCCGGCGCAACCCTGGCAGCCCGACTCGACCTACCAAACGGGCCTTTACGCGCCTACGCACTCTTTGCCCATTGCTTCACCTGTTCCAAGGATCTGGCGGCAGCGCGCCGCATTGCAGCGGAGCTTGCACGCGAGGGTATCGCTGTCCTGCGTTTTGATTTCACGGGGCTAGGGTCGAGTGAAGGCGAATTCGCCTCGACGAATTTCTCGTCCAATGTCGCCGACCTGATTTCGGCGGCCGATTATCTCCGTCAACACTATCAGGCACCGTCGTTGCTGATCGGCCACTCGCTCGGCGGCGCAGCGGTCCTGGACGTCGCGAAGGACATTCCTGAAGTGCGCGCCGTCGCCACGATCGGCGCGCCGGCCGATGTGGGCCATGTGTTGAACAACTTCGGAACAAGCCTTGAGGAGATCGAAACGAGCGGTGCCGCCGAAGTCGATCTTGCCGGACGGAGGTTCCTTGTGAGGAGACACTTTGTCGAGGACGCGCGCTTACAGCGCATCAAAGACGCGGTTGCGAGCCTGAAAAAGCCGCTCCTCATCCTTCACGCGCCGCTGGACCAGACGGTCGGAATCGAGAATGCCACTGAAATCTTCCACGCAGCCAAACATCCCAAAAGCTTTGTTTCGCTCGACAAGGCCGACCACCTGCTTACTGACCCTGAGGACGCAGCCTTCGCAGGGCGGATCATTTCGGGATGGTTGACGCGTTATCTCGCCGCCGACGCGCCGCAGGGGACGGCGCCGATCGAACACGTCCGCATCATGGAAACGGGTGAAGGCAAGTTTCAGAACGCGGTTCAGGCTGGCGGCCATCGGCTTTTCGCGGATGAACCCGAAAACATGGGCGGGCTCGATTCCGGACCGTCACCCTATGACTTCCTGTCGATCGCACTTGGCGCCTGCACCTCGATGACGCTGCGGCTGTATGCCGATCACAAGAAGCTGACGCTCGGGCGCATCGGCGTTGACGTCTCACACGCGAGGATCCATGCCAAGGATTGCGAGGAGTGCACCGAATCGGAACGCAGCGGCGGCACCCGGATCGACCGCTTCGAGCGCGTCATTACCGTTTATGGCGAGGTCTCCGAAGACCTTCGCGAGAAGATTGCCGAAATTGCGGGCAAGTGCCCGGTCCATCGCACGCTCGAAGCTGTGGCGAAGGTAAGAACCGTCGTGAAACCACATCCCAAGTAA
- the msrA gene encoding peptide-methionine (S)-S-oxide reductase MsrA: MTERAVLAGGCFWGMQDLIRKLPGVVSTRVGYTGGDVPNATYRNHGTHAESIEIVFDPETISYRRILEFFFQVHDPTTRNRQGNDIGSSYRSAIYYVDDEQKRIAEDTIADVDASGLWPGKVVTEVEPVGDFWQAEPEHQDYLERYPNGYTCHFPRSNWVLPRRSAAE, translated from the coding sequence ATGACCGAGAGAGCTGTTTTGGCTGGTGGCTGCTTCTGGGGGATGCAGGACTTGATCCGCAAGCTCCCCGGGGTCGTTTCGACCCGCGTAGGCTACACCGGCGGCGATGTGCCGAACGCGACCTACCGCAATCACGGTACCCATGCGGAGAGCATCGAAATCGTCTTCGATCCCGAGACGATCAGCTACAGGCGGATTCTGGAGTTCTTCTTCCAGGTCCACGATCCGACCACGAGAAACCGACAGGGCAACGACATTGGCAGTTCCTACCGGTCGGCGATCTACTATGTCGACGACGAGCAGAAGCGGATAGCCGAGGACACCATCGCAGACGTCGACGCTTCGGGCCTGTGGCCGGGCAAGGTGGTAACCGAAGTCGAGCCGGTGGGGGACTTCTGGCAAGCGGAGCCGGAACACCAGGATTACCTGGAGCGCTACCCCAACGGCTACACCTGCCATTTCCCGCGCTCCAACTGGGTGCTGCCCCGGCGGTCGGCGGCCGAATAG
- the msrB gene encoding peptide-methionine (R)-S-oxide reductase MsrB, which translates to MTYAKTDEAVRKLTPEQYRVTQQNGTERPFTGEYHDNKSPGIYVDVVSGEPLFASADKFDSGCGWPSFTKPIVPANINELRDDSHGMIRTEVRSAHGDSHLGHVFPDGPQDRGGLRYCINSAALRFIPRDEMEVEGYGAYINQVEDI; encoded by the coding sequence ATGACCTACGCAAAGACTGACGAAGCGGTCAGGAAGCTTACGCCCGAGCAGTATCGGGTGACACAGCAGAACGGCACCGAACGCCCCTTCACAGGGGAGTATCATGACAACAAAAGCCCGGGGATCTATGTCGACGTCGTTTCCGGCGAACCGCTGTTCGCCTCGGCCGACAAGTTCGATTCCGGCTGCGGCTGGCCGAGCTTCACCAAGCCGATCGTACCGGCAAACATCAACGAATTGCGGGACGACTCGCATGGTATGATCCGCACCGAGGTGCGCTCCGCGCATGGCGACAGTCACCTTGGCCATGTATTTCCCGACGGCCCTCAGGATCGGGGCGGCTTACGTTACTGCATCAATTCCGCGGCACTGCGCTTCATTCCGCGCGACGAAATGGAGGTCGAGGGCTACGGAGCGTATATCAACCAGGTAGAGGATATCTAA
- a CDS encoding cytochrome c biogenesis protein DipZ: MILFTIAYLAGVLTIVSPCILPVLPFVFSRAGQPFARSILPMLIGKVVTFAGVATLASVGGDWAMQANEAGRYAAIAVLAVFGVILLSPRAAAVVTRPAVALGARLSQRATGQKASIGASLLLGVATGLLWAPCAGPVLGLVLTGAALHGANMGTTLLLTAYAAGAATSLALAVLAGRRVFAAMKRSLGLGERFRQGLGIAVLAGVIAIALDLDTGVLARLSFAGTTSIEQSLLDRLRGKPSEAAANHPAAPAVNGQQRAYRSNLPVEGTFPSLDGAVEWLNSEPLSVEQLRGKVVLVDFWTYSCINCIRTIPYVRAWAEKYRDQGLVVIGVHAPEFAFERRFDNVKRAVRDFEIGYPVAIDNEFAIWRAFGNSYWPAHYFIDAAGRIRHHHFGEGDYEQSERVIQELLAEAAGSRGGNGAPVRPAAKGAEVAPDIANLQSGEDYLGYMRAGNFASPEGVAADEARDYTAGKPGLNQWRLAGNWTVGAEQATLNRSGGAVTYRFSARDLHLVLGPGASGRKVRFQVLVDGVAPGPDHGSDIDPDGNGTVTDTRLYQLVRQSGEVRERTFEIRFLDPGVEAFAFTFG, from the coding sequence ATGATCCTTTTCACGATAGCTTATCTTGCAGGTGTGCTGACAATAGTCAGTCCCTGCATCCTTCCCGTCTTGCCTTTCGTGTTTTCTCGAGCCGGTCAGCCATTCGCCAGGAGCATTCTTCCGATGCTCATCGGCAAGGTCGTGACATTCGCGGGCGTGGCGACGCTTGCCTCGGTCGGCGGCGACTGGGCGATGCAGGCGAATGAGGCAGGCCGATATGCGGCGATCGCCGTGCTCGCGGTGTTTGGCGTGATACTGCTCTCGCCGCGGGCCGCAGCTGTTGTTACCCGCCCGGCAGTCGCGCTTGGCGCTCGCCTCTCACAAAGGGCGACCGGGCAGAAAGCGAGTATCGGAGCCTCCCTTCTCCTTGGTGTCGCAACCGGGCTTCTTTGGGCGCCCTGCGCCGGTCCGGTTCTCGGGCTGGTCCTGACCGGCGCCGCCCTTCATGGCGCCAATATGGGGACGACGCTTCTGCTGACGGCCTATGCCGCGGGTGCGGCCACCTCGCTGGCGCTGGCGGTGCTCGCCGGCAGAAGGGTGTTCGCCGCCATGAAGCGATCGCTCGGTCTCGGCGAGCGTTTCCGGCAGGGCCTCGGCATTGCAGTGCTCGCGGGTGTAATTGCAATCGCACTCGACCTCGATACGGGGGTGCTGGCGCGCCTCTCTTTTGCGGGCACCACGAGTATCGAGCAGTCGCTCCTCGATCGGCTGCGCGGCAAGCCCTCGGAAGCGGCGGCGAACCATCCTGCCGCACCGGCCGTCAACGGTCAGCAGCGGGCATATCGAAGCAATTTGCCGGTGGAGGGCACCTTCCCGTCGCTGGACGGCGCGGTCGAGTGGCTGAATTCCGAGCCGCTCAGCGTCGAGCAGCTGCGCGGCAAGGTCGTGCTCGTCGACTTCTGGACCTATTCCTGCATCAATTGTATTCGGACGATCCCCTATGTTCGCGCCTGGGCGGAGAAGTACCGGGATCAGGGCCTGGTGGTGATCGGCGTGCATGCACCCGAATTTGCCTTTGAACGGCGTTTCGACAACGTCAAGCGGGCAGTCCGAGATTTTGAGATCGGCTATCCCGTCGCGATCGACAACGAGTTCGCGATCTGGCGCGCCTTCGGCAACAGCTACTGGCCCGCGCACTATTTCATCGATGCCGCAGGTCGGATCAGGCACCATCACTTCGGCGAGGGTGATTACGAGCAGTCGGAGCGCGTTATCCAGGAACTGCTGGCGGAAGCGGCAGGCAGCCGCGGGGGTAACGGCGCTCCTGTGAGGCCGGCCGCGAAAGGCGCCGAAGTTGCGCCCGATATCGCCAACCTCCAGTCCGGCGAGGATTATCTCGGCTACATGCGAGCCGGAAATTTCGCGTCGCCGGAAGGCGTCGCGGCCGATGAGGCGCGCGACTATACCGCCGGAAAGCCGGGTCTCAATCAATGGCGCCTCGCCGGTAACTGGACGGTCGGAGCCGAACAGGCGACGCTCAATCGATCGGGAGGAGCGGTTACCTACAGGTTCAGCGCGCGCGACCTGCACCTCGTCCTCGGACCAGGGGCGAGCGGCAGGAAAGTTCGCTTCCAAGTGCTGGTCGACGGCGTTGCACCGGGTCCGGATCATGGTTCGGACATTGACCCCGACGGCAACGGAACGGTGACGGACACGCGCCTCTACCAGCTCGTGCGCCAGTCGGGAGAAGTGCGGGAGCGGACGTTCGAGATTCGCTTCCTCGATCCCGGCGTCGAAGCCTTTGCTTTCACTTTCGGATGA